A region from the Branchiostoma lanceolatum isolate klBraLanc5 chromosome 2, klBraLanc5.hap2, whole genome shotgun sequence genome encodes:
- the LOC136429028 gene encoding COP9 signalosome complex subunit 2 isoform X1 → MRLAGCELARKSKMSDEDDFMVDDDEQDYDLVYSEDSGSEPDVDLENQYYNSKALKEEDPKAALESFQKVLDLEEEKGEWGFKALKQMIKINFKLGNYEEMMKRYKQLLTYIKTAVTRNYSEKSINSILDYISTSKNMELLQNFYETTLEALKDAKNDRLWFKTNTKLGKLYYDREEFNKLAKILKQLHQSCQTDEGEDDLKKGTQLLEIYALEIQMYTAQKNNKKLKALYEQSLHIKSAIPHPLIMGVIRECGGKMHLREGEYEKAHTDFFEAFKNYDESGSPRRTTCLKYLVLANMLMKSGINPFDSQEAKPYKNDPEILAMTNLVSAYQNNDINEFEKILKTNRKNIMDDPFIREHIEDLLRNIRTQVLIKLIKPYTRIHIPFIAKELNIDVSEVESLLVSCILDSTINGRIDQVNQLLELDRSTHGAARYTALDRWSEQIQSLHQAIANKMA, encoded by the exons ATGCGTCTGGCGGGCTGTGAACTTGCTCGAAAATCCAAGATGTCGGACGAGGATGATTTTATGGTGGATGATGATGAGCAAGATTATGACTTG GTGTATTCAGAAGACAGTGGCTCGGAGCCGGATGTTGACCTGGAGAACCAGTACTACAACTCCAAAGCTCTGAAGGAGGAGGACCCAAAAGCAGCGTTAGAGAGTTTTCAGAAAGTTTTAGATCTGGAAGAGGAGAAGGGAGAATGGGGCTTTAAGGCTCTCAAACAGATGATCAAGATAAACTTCAAACTG ggcAACTATGAAGAAATGATGAAGAGATACAAGCAGCTGCTCACATATATCAAG ACTGCTGTTACAAGGAACTACTCAGAGAAGTCCATCAACTCCATTCTAGACTACATCTCCACATCTAAGAAT ATGGAACTGCTGCAGAACTTTTATGAGACGACGCTGGAAGCTCTGAAGGATGCGAAGAACGACAGGCTATGGTTCAAGACCAACACCAAG CTGGGGAAGCTGTACTACGACAGGGAAGAGTTCAACAAGCTGGCCAAGATCCTGAAGCAGCTGCATCAGTCCTGTCAG ACGGATGAGGGGGAGGATGACCTGAAGAAGGGTACTCAGCTGCTGGAGATCTATGCACTGGAGATCCAGATGTACACGgcgcagaaaaacaacaagaagcTGAAGGCACTGTACGAACAGTCCCTGCACATCAAGTCAGCCATCCCCCACCCCCTCATCATGGGGGTCATCAGAG AGTGTGGTGGGAAGATGCATTTACGAGAAGGGGAATACGAGAAGGCCCACACAGATTTCTTTGAGGCTTTCAAGAACTATGATGAATCAGGAAGTCCAAG GAGAACTACCTGCCTGAAGTACCTGGTTTTAGCCAACATGCTCATGAAGTCAGGGATCAACCCTTTCGACTCACAAGAG GCTAAACCATACAAGAATGACCCAGAGATTCTGGCAATGACAAATCTAGTTAG TGCCTACCAGAATAACGACATTAATGAGTTTGAGAAGATTCTCAAGACAAATAG GAAGAACATAATGGATGATCCCTTCATCAGAGAACATATTGAAG ATCTGCTAAGGAACATCAGAACACAAGTTCTTATCAAGCTTATTAAACCCTACACTAGGATCCATATACCATTCATTGCTAAG GAGCTCAACATAGATGTTAGTGAAGTGGAGAGTTTGCTGGTCTCGTGCATTTTAGACAG TACAATAAACGGGCGTATCGACCAGGTGAACCAGCTGCTAGAGTTGGACCGCAGTACGCACGGCGCCGCCAGATACACCGCGCTGGACAGATGGAGCGAACAGATCCAGTCCCTGCATCAAGCCATCGCTAACAAAATGGCATAG
- the LOC136429028 gene encoding COP9 signalosome complex subunit 2 isoform X2, translated as MRLAGCELARKSKMSDEDDFMVDDDEQDYDLVYSEDSGSEPDVDLENQYYNSKALKEEDPKAALESFQKVLDLEEEKGEWGFKALKQMIKINFKLGNYEEMMKRYKQLLTYIKTAVTRNYSEKSINSILDYISTSKNMELLQNFYETTLEALKDAKNDRLWFKTNTKLGKLYYDREEFNKLAKILKQLHQSCQTDEGEDDLKKGTQLLEIYALEIQMYTAQKNNKKLKALYEQSLHIKSAIPHPLIMGVIRECGGKMHLREGEYEKAHTDFFEAFKNYDESGSPRRTTCLKYLVLANMLMKSGINPFDSQEAKPYKNDPEILAMTNLVSAYQNNDINEFEKILKTNRKNIMDDPFIREHIEDLLRNIRTQVLIKLIKPYTRIHIPFIAKELNIDVSEVESLLVSCILDSTINGRIDQSA; from the exons ATGCGTCTGGCGGGCTGTGAACTTGCTCGAAAATCCAAGATGTCGGACGAGGATGATTTTATGGTGGATGATGATGAGCAAGATTATGACTTG GTGTATTCAGAAGACAGTGGCTCGGAGCCGGATGTTGACCTGGAGAACCAGTACTACAACTCCAAAGCTCTGAAGGAGGAGGACCCAAAAGCAGCGTTAGAGAGTTTTCAGAAAGTTTTAGATCTGGAAGAGGAGAAGGGAGAATGGGGCTTTAAGGCTCTCAAACAGATGATCAAGATAAACTTCAAACTG ggcAACTATGAAGAAATGATGAAGAGATACAAGCAGCTGCTCACATATATCAAG ACTGCTGTTACAAGGAACTACTCAGAGAAGTCCATCAACTCCATTCTAGACTACATCTCCACATCTAAGAAT ATGGAACTGCTGCAGAACTTTTATGAGACGACGCTGGAAGCTCTGAAGGATGCGAAGAACGACAGGCTATGGTTCAAGACCAACACCAAG CTGGGGAAGCTGTACTACGACAGGGAAGAGTTCAACAAGCTGGCCAAGATCCTGAAGCAGCTGCATCAGTCCTGTCAG ACGGATGAGGGGGAGGATGACCTGAAGAAGGGTACTCAGCTGCTGGAGATCTATGCACTGGAGATCCAGATGTACACGgcgcagaaaaacaacaagaagcTGAAGGCACTGTACGAACAGTCCCTGCACATCAAGTCAGCCATCCCCCACCCCCTCATCATGGGGGTCATCAGAG AGTGTGGTGGGAAGATGCATTTACGAGAAGGGGAATACGAGAAGGCCCACACAGATTTCTTTGAGGCTTTCAAGAACTATGATGAATCAGGAAGTCCAAG GAGAACTACCTGCCTGAAGTACCTGGTTTTAGCCAACATGCTCATGAAGTCAGGGATCAACCCTTTCGACTCACAAGAG GCTAAACCATACAAGAATGACCCAGAGATTCTGGCAATGACAAATCTAGTTAG TGCCTACCAGAATAACGACATTAATGAGTTTGAGAAGATTCTCAAGACAAATAG GAAGAACATAATGGATGATCCCTTCATCAGAGAACATATTGAAG ATCTGCTAAGGAACATCAGAACACAAGTTCTTATCAAGCTTATTAAACCCTACACTAGGATCCATATACCATTCATTGCTAAG GAGCTCAACATAGATGTTAGTGAAGTGGAGAGTTTGCTGGTCTCGTGCATTTTAGACAG TACAATAAACGGGCGTATAGACCAGAGTGCCTAA
- the LOC136429028 gene encoding COP9 signalosome complex subunit 2 isoform X3, with product MRLAGCELARKSKMSDEDDFMVDDDEQDYDLVYSEDSGSEPDVDLENQYYNSKALKEEDPKAALESFQKVLDLEEEKGEWGFKALKQMIKINFKLGNYEEMMKRYKQLLTYIKTAVTRNYSEKSINSILDYISTSKNMELLQNFYETTLEALKDAKNDRLWFKTNTKLGKLYYDREEFNKLAKILKQLHQSCQTDEGEDDLKKGTQLLEIYALEIQMYTAQKNNKKLKALYEQSLHIKSAIPHPLIMGVIRECGGKMHLREGEYEKAHTDFFEAFKNYDESGSPRRTTCLKYLVLANMLMKSGINPFDSQEAKPYKNDPEILAMTNLVSAYQNNDINEFEKILKTNRKNIMDDPFIREHIEDLLRNIRTQVLIKLIKPYTRIHIPFIAKELNIDVSEVESLLVSCILDSTINGRRDQSA from the exons ATGCGTCTGGCGGGCTGTGAACTTGCTCGAAAATCCAAGATGTCGGACGAGGATGATTTTATGGTGGATGATGATGAGCAAGATTATGACTTG GTGTATTCAGAAGACAGTGGCTCGGAGCCGGATGTTGACCTGGAGAACCAGTACTACAACTCCAAAGCTCTGAAGGAGGAGGACCCAAAAGCAGCGTTAGAGAGTTTTCAGAAAGTTTTAGATCTGGAAGAGGAGAAGGGAGAATGGGGCTTTAAGGCTCTCAAACAGATGATCAAGATAAACTTCAAACTG ggcAACTATGAAGAAATGATGAAGAGATACAAGCAGCTGCTCACATATATCAAG ACTGCTGTTACAAGGAACTACTCAGAGAAGTCCATCAACTCCATTCTAGACTACATCTCCACATCTAAGAAT ATGGAACTGCTGCAGAACTTTTATGAGACGACGCTGGAAGCTCTGAAGGATGCGAAGAACGACAGGCTATGGTTCAAGACCAACACCAAG CTGGGGAAGCTGTACTACGACAGGGAAGAGTTCAACAAGCTGGCCAAGATCCTGAAGCAGCTGCATCAGTCCTGTCAG ACGGATGAGGGGGAGGATGACCTGAAGAAGGGTACTCAGCTGCTGGAGATCTATGCACTGGAGATCCAGATGTACACGgcgcagaaaaacaacaagaagcTGAAGGCACTGTACGAACAGTCCCTGCACATCAAGTCAGCCATCCCCCACCCCCTCATCATGGGGGTCATCAGAG AGTGTGGTGGGAAGATGCATTTACGAGAAGGGGAATACGAGAAGGCCCACACAGATTTCTTTGAGGCTTTCAAGAACTATGATGAATCAGGAAGTCCAAG GAGAACTACCTGCCTGAAGTACCTGGTTTTAGCCAACATGCTCATGAAGTCAGGGATCAACCCTTTCGACTCACAAGAG GCTAAACCATACAAGAATGACCCAGAGATTCTGGCAATGACAAATCTAGTTAG TGCCTACCAGAATAACGACATTAATGAGTTTGAGAAGATTCTCAAGACAAATAG GAAGAACATAATGGATGATCCCTTCATCAGAGAACATATTGAAG ATCTGCTAAGGAACATCAGAACACAAGTTCTTATCAAGCTTATTAAACCCTACACTAGGATCCATATACCATTCATTGCTAAG GAGCTCAACATAGATGTTAGTGAAGTGGAGAGTTTGCTGGTCTCGTGCATTTTAGACAG TACAATAAACGGGCGTAGAGACCAGAGTGCCTAA
- the LOC136429032 gene encoding ciliary microtubule associated protein 1A-like has translation MPEEEQRTRPMIAARERGPGPGRYALPSNVGYIKHDFTKRMNPSYTLAKRLEDTMFKKDCSPGPGYFIEPRITKHGVDGTPSYSVSGRIQDPRVFQPPGPGAYSPEKVHPQGERHAPVYSMAARTRYRKRDAVPAPNSYSLPQLLGSKVPNKYSSSSYSMTARSKTGSFSEDLAKAPGPGRYNATDPNIVNNKKPAYSMLGRSFMPGDSTKKPGPGAHYPERVYVTKKKAPTYSLGIRHSEYITPLIVDVMD, from the exons ATGCCTGAGGAAGAGCAGAGGACGAGGCCCATGATTGCGGCACGGGAAAGAG GACCCGGGCCGGGAAGATACGCCCTGCCGTCCAACGTGGGCTACATCAAACACGACTTCACCAAGCGGATGAACCCCTCCTACACCCTGGCCAAGCGCCTGGAGGACACAA TGTTTAAGAAGGACTGTAGCCCAGGACCAGGATACTTCATCGAACCCAGAATCACCAAACACGGCGTGGACGGGACACCCTCATACTCCGTCTCCGGTCGCATCCAGGATCCAA GAGTGTTCCAGCCCCCAGGCCCCGGGGCATACTCTCCGGAGAAGGTCCACCCCCAGGGGGAGCGCCACGCCCCCGTGTACTCCATGGCGGCCCGTACGCGCTACCGCAAGCGAGACGCCGTCCCGGCCCCCAACAGCTACTCCCTGCCGCAGCTGCTGGGCAGCAAGGTCCCCAACAAGTACTCCAGCTCCAGCTACTCCATGACGGCGCGATCCAAAACGGGAAGCTTCTCCGAGGATCTCGCGAAGGCTCCCGGGCCGGGCCGCTACAACGCAACCGACCCGAACATTGTCAACAACAAGAAGCCCGCTTACTCCATGCTTGGTCGCAGCTTCATGCCCGGAGATTCCACCAAGAAGCCCGGGCCGGGGGCGCATTACCCGGAAAGAGTTTACGTCACGAAGAAGAAGGCCCCGACATACTCGCTGGGCATCAGGCACTCCGAGTACATCACCCCGCTCATTGTGGACGTGATGGACTAA